A window from Carassius auratus strain Wakin chromosome 48, ASM336829v1, whole genome shotgun sequence encodes these proteins:
- the LOC113065514 gene encoding connective tissue growth factor yields the protein MMDKLQRDRNSLMAWALLFYLGSQVCCQQCGSPCQCQSSLPDCQEGVPLILDGCQCCQVCARQQGEACSELFPCDIQRGLQCDYSASFPGDPGECVSQKELGCEHNGVSYQEGQVFQPSCALQCRCSGGGVTCVPRCSEDVLLPTPDCPHPRRVQQPGKCCKVWVCENMDNTVLQDAHIASGSDQTLPADSAYQTRPGSNCIDQSSEWSACSHTCGPGISTRVSNQNLACRLEMQMRLCMIRPCQPVLQRNPQWPRRKCQPTYRSATPVRLFHQGCYSTQFYRPRYCGTCKDNRCCTPYHTGTALVTFRCPGGRLLNHAVMTISSCICHYNCPYSSGGAYRGSPFLG from the exons ATGATGGACAAGCTACAGAGAGACCGAAACAGTCTGATGGCATGGGCACTGCTGTTTTACCTAGGCTCACAG GTGTGCTGTCAGCAGTGTGGCAGCCCATGTCAGTGCCAAAGCTCTCTACCAGACTGCCAGGAAGGCGTTCCTCTCATTCTCGATGGGTGCCAGTGCTGTCAGGTGTGTGCGCGGCAGCAGGGTGAGGCCTGCAGTGAGCTGTTTCCATGTGACATTCAGCGCGGCCTGCAATGTGACTATAGCGCCAGCTTCCCTGGAGACCCAGGAGAGTGTGTCA GTCAGAAGGAGCTGGGCTGTGAACATAATGGAGTCTCTTACCAGGAAGGCCAGGTATTTCAGCCCTCCTGTGCTCTTCAGTGTCGTTGTTCAGGTGGAGGGGTGACCTGTGTGCCCCGGTGCAGTGAAGATGTTCTCTTGCCCACCCCAGACTGCCCTCATCCTCGAAGGGTTCAACAACCAGGAAAATGCTGTAAAGTGTGGGTGTGTGAAAATATGGACAACACAGTGCTTCAGGACGCTCATATAG CTTCAGGGAGTGACCAGACATTGCCTGCAGACTCTGCATACCAAACCAGACCTGGTTCAAACTGCATAGACCAGAGCTCAGAGTGGAGTGCTTGCTCACACACCTGCGGGCCTGGAATATCTACACGGGTTTCCAATCAAAACCTGGCCTGTCGCCTGGAGATGCAGATGCGCTTGTGTATGATCCGACCCTGTCAGCCTGTTCTCCAAAGAAACCCACAG TGGCCCAGGAGGAAATGTCAACCCACCTACAGGTCAGCGACCCCGGTGCGGCTTTTCCACCAGGGCTGCTATAGTACACAGTTCTACAGGCCCCGTTATTGTGGCACATGTAAAGACAACCGTTGTTGCACTCCTTACCACACTGGCACAGCACTGGTCACTTTCCGCTGCCCTGGAGGAAGACTGCTTAATCATGCTGTCATGACCATCAGCTCCTGCATCTGCCATTACAACTGCCCCTATTCATCTGGAGGGGCATATAGAGGGTCTCCCTTCTTGGGTTAG
- the LOC113065513 gene encoding P2Y purinoceptor 1, with protein sequence MAYNSTCKSVDFGFTQKFLPSVYVTVFILGAIGNCLGLKSMYNNWRKIGNVNIFVLNLCLADILYILTLPFLVVYYASKSWKYGNVFCKILRLCFCINLYGSIGFLTCISVYRYLGIVHTLRVKGRITARLSMLIVTLVWFLVFLQSLPDMFFDKTFFKNKTSCYDTTSDIYIREYLKYSIGKTVLGFGIPLLIMLCCYGHVAFILMTKKDIDVILKLRCIRLVVILTLLFSVCFIPYHIFRNLNLVTRISKLDGVCQKWYNSMYIANQVGNGLACMNSAINPLVYFFNSDDLLMKCFIKCGRGRQSAAVSFEEDSALRKKTPDSMVKK encoded by the coding sequence ATGGCGTACAATTCAACCTGCAAATCAGTCGATTTTGGTTTTACTCAAAAGTTTTTGCCCTCGGTCTACGTGACTGTTTTCATTCTAGGAGCAATTGGCAACTGTTTGGGGCTGAAATCTATGTATAATAACTGGAGGAAAATTGGTAATGTAAATATCTTTGTGCTCAACCTTTGCCTGGcggacattttatatattttaaccctGCCCTTTTTGGTGGTTTACTACGCTTCCAAAAGCTGgaaatatggaaatgttttttgCAAGATTTTAAGATTGTGTTTCTGCATCAACCTGTACGGCAGCATTGGTTTCCTCACATGCATCAGTGTTTACAGGTATCTCGGCATCGTGCACACTTTGAGAGTTAAAGGCAGAATTACAGCGAGACTCTCCATGCTGATTGTTACGCTGGTTTGGTTTTTAGTTTTCCTTCAGTCTCTCCCGGATATGTTCTTTGACAAAACcttcttcaaaaacaaaacatcatgtTATGACACAACTTCGGACATATACATCAGGGAATACCTGAAGTACAGCATCGGAAAGACGGTTCTTGGATTTGGGATCCCGTTGTTAATAATGTTATGCTGTTATGGGCATGTGGCGTTTATTCTGATGACAAAGAAAGACATCGATGTCATCTTGAAGCTGAGGTGTATCAGACTGGTTGTCATCCTGACCCTGCTCTTCTCTGTTTGTTTCATCCCTTACCACATTTTTAGGAATCTAAACCTGGTAACTCGTATCTCCAAACTGGACGGCGTATGTCAGAAATGGTATAACTCTATGTACATCGCAAACCAAGTTGGTAATGGATTGGCATGCATGAATAGTGCGATCAACCCACTGGTTTACTTCTTTAACAGTGATGATTTGCTGATGAAGTGCTTTATAAAGTGCGGACGAGGCCGCCAATCTGCTGCCGTCTCTTTTGAGGAGGACTCTGCCTTACGGAAGAAAACTCCCGACAGCATGGTCAAGAAATAG